In the genome of Oncorhynchus clarkii lewisi isolate Uvic-CL-2024 chromosome 4, UVic_Ocla_1.0, whole genome shotgun sequence, one region contains:
- the LOC139406319 gene encoding tripartite motif-containing protein 16-like yields MAQQGVLLDQDQFCCSVCLDLLKEPVTIPCGHSYCRSCIEGCWDQDDLKGVYSCPQCRETFTPRPNLRKNNMLAELVEKLRKTGLQAAPPPALCYAGPGDVVCDFCTGTRKQKALMSCLVCLASYCETHLQPHYEFPALKKHKLDKATAQLQEKICSYHDKLLEVYCRTDQQCICYQCVMDEHKGHDTVSAAAERTEKQRQLGMSQQKVQQRFQEREKELKELQQAVESFKHSAQSAVEDSDQIFTELIRSIERRSSEVKELIRAQEKAQVSQAEGLLEQLKQEIAELRKRSTELEQLSHTEDHIHFLQRYQSLSSISVSSDLPSIVVPPLQYFGDVSKTVSELREKLEDFLKGEWTKISTTVNIVDVVLPPEPKTREQLLQYSCQLTLDPNTAYTYLSLSEGNRKVTCTDQVQPHPVHPDRFTNWYQVLCREGLSGRCYWEVERTGYVVTAVSYKDISRTERDGAFGHNNKSWSLYYYRGGYCFRHNNVVTKVSGPQSSRVGVYLDHKAGTLSFYSVSDTMTLLHRVQTTFTQPLYPGFSLFYVSGTAELVKL; encoded by the exons ATGGCTCAACAGGGAGTTCTGCTGGACCAGGACcagttctgttgttctgtctgtctggatctacTGAAGGAGCCAGTCACCATCCCCTGTGGACACAGTTACTGTAGGAGCTGTATTGAGGGCTGCTGGGATCAGGATGATCTGAAAGGGGTCTATAGCTGTCCTCAGTGCAGAGAGACCTTCACTCCAAGGCCTAATCTGAGGAAAAATAACATGTTGGCTGAGCTGGTGGAGAAACTGAGGAAGACAGGACTCCAGGCTGCTCCCCCTCCTGCTCTGTGCTATGCTGGACCTGGAGATGTGGTGTGTGATTTCTGCACTGGGACCAGAAAGCAGAAAGCACTCATGTCCTGTCTGGTGTGTCTGGCCTCTTACTGTGAGACTCACCTCCAACCTCACTATGAATTTCCTGCTTTGAAGAAGCACAAGCTGGACAAAGCCACGGCACAACTACAGGAGAAGATCTGCTCTTATCATGACAAACTGCTGGAGGTGTACTGTCGTACCGATCAGCAGTGTATCTGTTATCAGTGTGTGATGGATGAACATAAAGGCCATGATACAGTGTCAGCTGCAGCAGAGAGGACTGAGAAACAG AGGCAGCTGGGGATGAGTCAGCAGAAGGTCCAGCAGAGattccaggagagagagaaggagctgaAGGAGCTCCAACAGGCTGTGGAGTCTTTCAAG cactcTGCACAGTCAGCAGTAGAGGACAGTGATCAGATCTTTACTGAGCTGATCCGCTCCATTGAGAGAAGGAGCTCTGAGGTGAAGGAGCTGATCAGAGCCCAAGAGAAGGCTCAAGTGAGTCAAGCTGAAGGACTCCTGGAGCAACTGAAGCAGGAGATAGCTGAGCTGAGGAAGAGAAGCACTGAGCTGGAGCAGCTCTCACACACAGAGGATCACATCCATTTCCTCCAG aggtatcagtctctctccagtATCAGTGTATCTTCAGACTTACCCAGCATCGTTGTCCCTCCTCTTCAGTACTTTGGAGATGTGAGTAAGACTGTgtctgaactgagagagaaactaGAAGACTTCCTTAAAGGAGAATGGACCAAGATCTCCACTACAG tgaATATAGTGGATGTTGTACTGCCTCCAGAGCCCAAGACCAGAGAACAGTTGTTACAAT ATTCCTGTCAGctcacactggacccaaacacagcatacacatacctctctctgtctgaagggaacAGAAAGGTGACCTGTACAGACCAAGTCCAACCACATCCTGTCCATCCAGACAGATTCACCAACTGGTACCAGGttctgtgtagagagggtctgtctggacgctgttactgggaggtggagaggactggTTATGTTGTTACAGCAGTCTCATATAAAGACAtcagcagaacagagagagatggtgcatTTGGACACAATAACAAGTCCTGGAGTTTATATTACTATAGAGGTGGTTATTGTTTCAGACACAATAATGTTGTGACTAAAGTATCAGGCCCTCAGTCCTCCAGAGTAGGAGTGTACCTGGATCACAAGGCAGGTACTCTGTCCTTCTACAGTGTCTCTGACACAATGACCCTCCTCCACAGAgtccagaccacattcactcagccCCTCTATCCTGGGTTTAGTCTCTTTTATGTCTCTGGTactgctgagctggttaaactgtag